Proteins encoded together in one Candidatus Xianfuyuplasma coldseepsis window:
- a CDS encoding MerR family transcriptional regulator translates to MEYKIHEVAQISGVTTRTLRYYDKIGLLQPQRIRENNYRIYDDTSISKLQIILLYRNIGLSLADIKQMISSRDFDYITALERHRQKILEEQKKLHQIISTIDQTIASHKGGKQMSNQDKFYGLKEEIIAKNEEDFGDEIRAKYSAETINQSYQKMRKMSKWQWQEAERIGALILEKLPQAMNQGIDSDTTKRVCELHKEWIQFYWPTYDQQAHVELVKMYTVDERFTAYYDAVKPGAAHFLYQAIKHYINDLD, encoded by the coding sequence ATGGAATACAAAATTCATGAAGTAGCACAGATATCAGGAGTTACAACGAGAACCCTTCGTTACTATGATAAAATTGGTCTCTTACAACCACAACGAATTCGCGAAAATAACTATCGCATATATGATGATACAAGTATTTCTAAGTTACAAATCATCTTATTATATCGAAACATTGGCTTATCACTAGCTGATATTAAACAGATGATTTCTAGTCGTGATTTTGATTACATTACGGCATTAGAACGTCATCGTCAAAAGATTCTTGAGGAACAAAAAAAACTACATCAGATTATTAGTACAATCGATCAAACAATCGCATCTCACAAAGGAGGCAAACAAATGAGTAATCAAGACAAGTTCTACGGGCTCAAAGAAGAAATTATTGCAAAAAATGAGGAAGATTTCGGAGACGAAATTCGTGCAAAATACAGTGCAGAGACCATTAATCAGTCCTATCAAAAAATGCGTAAGATGTCAAAATGGCAATGGCAAGAAGCTGAACGTATTGGTGCATTGATATTGGAAAAGTTACCTCAGGCTATGAATCAAGGCATTGATAGTGATACCACAAAGAGGGTATGTGAATTGCATAAAGAGTGGATACAATTTTACTGGCCAACATATGACCAACAGGCGCATGTTGAACTGGTAAAAATGTACACTGTAGATGAACGATTTACAGCATATTATGATGCCGTGAAACCGGGAGCAGCACACTTTCTATATCAGGCGATTAAACACTATATAAACGATCTGGATTAA
- a CDS encoding MBL fold metallo-hydrolase: MQVVTLLENESEQKNLKPAHGLSLYIETYKHNILFDVGPNNYFIRNAKQLGVNLEEIDILVISHGHFDHGSGLQKFLKINKKAIIYVSKYAFDDHVKQKTNGYENIGIKQPKQLDRFVFVEEDVFIDEEITIYAKVPFVESMIKDDKLKFYYNGRFIDENFAHEIYLVVQEEENTVLFSGCSHKGIENIIDTLETEHAISFTHIIGGYHFSHYDSFDFKQTDYLTQLGHKFEQRQESKFYSCHCTGKDAYQQLKMIMRDKIQHIKTGDVIII; encoded by the coding sequence ATGCAAGTAGTTACTTTGCTGGAAAACGAAAGTGAGCAAAAAAACTTAAAACCAGCACATGGTCTGAGTTTGTATATTGAAACGTACAAACACAATATTTTATTTGATGTAGGACCAAATAATTATTTTATAAGAAATGCAAAACAACTCGGTGTCAATCTTGAAGAGATTGACATTTTGGTTATCTCACACGGCCATTTTGATCATGGTTCAGGGCTTCAAAAGTTTTTAAAAATCAATAAAAAGGCCATTATTTACGTCTCTAAATATGCATTTGATGATCACGTGAAGCAAAAGACAAATGGATATGAAAATATTGGTATCAAACAGCCAAAACAGTTGGATCGATTTGTCTTTGTTGAAGAGGATGTATTTATTGATGAAGAAATAACGATTTATGCCAAAGTGCCGTTCGTTGAATCGATGATTAAAGATGACAAGTTAAAGTTCTATTACAACGGTCGATTCATTGATGAAAACTTTGCTCACGAGATTTATCTTGTCGTTCAAGAAGAAGAGAACACGGTACTGTTTAGTGGATGCTCTCATAAAGGTATTGAGAATATCATTGATACGTTGGAAACTGAGCATGCGATTTCATTCACTCATATAATTGGCGGGTATCACTTTTCACACTATGATTCATTTGATTTTAAACAAACGGATTACTTAACTCAGCTGGGTCATAAATTTGAACAACGACAAGAATCCAAGTTTTACTCGTGTCATTGTACCGGTAAAGATGCATATCAACAATTAAAAATGATTATGCGTGATAAAATCCAACATATAAAAACTGGAGATGTCATAATAATTTAA
- a CDS encoding YerC/YecD family TrpR-related protein gives MNYRYKIQNEQIDRLFEAILKLENIEECYRFFDDLCTINELEAFGQRFDVAKMLYAKKTYQEIERETGISAATISKISKSFTFGPGGYELLIKKLRNEDE, from the coding sequence ATGAATTATCGATACAAAATTCAAAACGAGCAAATTGATCGATTGTTTGAAGCAATTTTGAAATTAGAGAACATTGAAGAATGTTATCGTTTCTTTGATGATTTGTGTACCATCAATGAGTTGGAAGCGTTTGGCCAACGATTTGATGTTGCAAAAATGTTATATGCAAAAAAAACGTATCAAGAAATCGAGCGTGAAACAGGGATTAGCGCAGCAACGATTTCAAAGATATCCAAATCATTTACATTTGGACCAGGGGGCTATGAATTACTTATTAAGAAACTACGTAACGAGGATGAATAG
- a CDS encoding RNA polymerase sigma factor: MMTPKELNRLVKRLQNGDMSVFDPIYYETKSLVYYTVLNILKDQSLSEDIMQDSYLKALEKIHSFKPSYSFKSWIVMIARNLAINEYNRRKRELSFDVNEDEYIFGTQESTSEKQMIVKEMLESLKPEEQEIVILHVIGDMKHREIAAILNKPIGTVTWAYNEAIKKLRNQYRE, translated from the coding sequence ATGATGACACCAAAAGAGTTGAATCGACTTGTTAAACGACTACAAAATGGTGATATGTCTGTATTTGACCCGATCTATTATGAAACGAAAAGTTTGGTATATTATACCGTACTAAACATCTTAAAAGATCAATCATTATCAGAAGATATCATGCAAGATAGTTATTTAAAAGCATTGGAAAAAATCCACTCATTCAAACCATCGTACAGTTTTAAATCCTGGATTGTGATGATTGCTAGAAATCTTGCAATCAATGAATACAATCGACGTAAACGTGAATTATCATTCGATGTGAATGAGGATGAATATATATTTGGAACCCAAGAAAGTACCAGCGAAAAACAGATGATTGTTAAAGAAATGTTGGAATCCTTAAAACCGGAAGAACAAGAAATCGTAATCCTGCATGTAATCGGTGATATGAAACACCGAGAGATCGCAGCGATATTAAATAAACCAATTGGAACCGTAACATGGGCATACAATGAAGCCATAAAAAAATTACGGAACCAATACAGAGAGTAG
- a CDS encoding FAD-dependent oxidoreductase: MMKSKYPKPSIFKPLRLWKYLFKKPVTHPFERIFTKKNANYLNRNSITKPIDVENSAPRTAPDNIRGFHTNDWEECIGCSTCEEICPTEAITMVERLDIPEKAGEHQQRPVIDYGRCCFCALCVDTCTTGSLKMSKEYIYAHTDPNEFLLMPEKTWQGQEVEDGWVKDDVSDLLDLERVHMEHEDAEDRKSNFIEIVRGYSKEYAKQEAARCVECGVCESSCPVQMHIPAYIKSIWEDDIEGALRQVYETNPLPGVCGRVCTHNCETACAIAVRGEAIAIRWLKRYIIDSAPNDIYHKAIHEPVSEVVDGKVAVVGSGPAGLGAAYYLRVMGYEVDVFEEMPQTGGVMRYGIPAYRLPDTAIDKDIDFIENLGVTIHTNTRVGKDVTMDDLETKYDAVFLGTGFFKPRDLNIPGSNHKNVVGAMEFLPQVREYERGNLKLEDIHVERSVVVIGGGDVAFDVARSATRLQMLKYGESHVKLTSLENEDSLPASDDEYIEGNEEGIEFFCGNGPQEVVINKKGNVEGLRLWKCLCIFDDEGHFNPEFDNECEQIIEGEQIFIAIGQAPDYEYIPQGLQDKLEFTRGKIKANELGQVEGVPWLFVGGDIFRGPDLISGVADGHRAAQGIDEMLYNKSKKQKVSSTLAHMRQAAKESTPGLTPKQRGIK, translated from the coding sequence ATGATGAAAAGTAAATATCCAAAACCAAGTATATTTAAACCATTACGTTTATGGAAATATCTATTTAAAAAACCAGTAACCCACCCCTTTGAACGTATTTTCACCAAGAAAAATGCAAACTATTTAAATCGAAACTCGATCACAAAACCCATTGACGTAGAAAACAGTGCACCACGTACTGCACCTGATAACATTCGCGGGTTTCACACCAACGATTGGGAAGAGTGTATTGGTTGTTCAACCTGTGAAGAAATCTGTCCAACAGAAGCGATTACAATGGTGGAACGACTCGACATTCCAGAAAAAGCTGGAGAACATCAACAGCGACCCGTTATTGATTATGGACGGTGCTGTTTCTGTGCCCTTTGTGTTGATACGTGTACAACTGGTTCGTTGAAAATGAGTAAAGAATACATCTATGCCCATACTGACCCTAACGAGTTTTTGTTAATGCCGGAAAAAACATGGCAAGGTCAAGAAGTAGAGGATGGTTGGGTAAAAGATGATGTTAGTGATTTACTCGACTTAGAACGTGTTCATATGGAACATGAAGATGCGGAGGATCGGAAATCGAATTTTATCGAGATAGTCCGCGGATATAGTAAAGAATATGCGAAACAAGAAGCTGCTCGTTGTGTGGAATGTGGTGTCTGTGAAAGCAGTTGTCCTGTTCAAATGCACATTCCGGCGTACATCAAATCCATCTGGGAAGATGATATTGAAGGGGCATTACGCCAAGTATACGAAACCAATCCATTACCAGGTGTTTGTGGTCGCGTTTGTACTCACAACTGTGAGACTGCATGTGCGATTGCCGTTCGTGGAGAAGCCATTGCGATTCGTTGGTTAAAACGCTATATCATCGACAGTGCCCCAAATGATATTTATCATAAAGCCATCCACGAACCTGTCAGTGAAGTTGTTGATGGCAAAGTTGCTGTTGTCGGTAGTGGACCAGCTGGTTTAGGTGCAGCCTATTATTTAAGAGTCATGGGCTATGAAGTCGACGTATTTGAAGAAATGCCACAAACTGGTGGTGTTATGCGCTATGGTATTCCAGCCTATCGTTTACCGGATACCGCAATTGATAAAGACATTGATTTTATCGAAAACTTAGGTGTTACTATTCATACCAACACACGCGTTGGGAAAGATGTAACAATGGACGATCTTGAAACAAAATATGATGCTGTATTCTTAGGAACTGGATTCTTCAAACCACGCGATCTTAACATTCCTGGTAGCAATCATAAAAATGTTGTTGGTGCTATGGAGTTCTTACCCCAGGTACGGGAGTATGAACGTGGGAATCTAAAACTTGAAGATATCCATGTAGAGCGTAGTGTTGTGGTTATTGGTGGTGGAGATGTCGCCTTTGATGTTGCCCGAAGTGCAACGCGCTTGCAAATGCTAAAATATGGTGAATCACATGTTAAATTGACATCACTAGAAAACGAAGATAGTCTACCAGCTTCCGATGATGAATACATCGAAGGAAACGAAGAAGGTATTGAGTTCTTCTGTGGTAATGGACCACAAGAAGTTGTTATAAATAAAAAAGGAAACGTAGAAGGTCTACGTTTATGGAAATGCCTATGCATCTTTGATGATGAAGGTCACTTCAATCCTGAGTTTGACAACGAATGTGAACAAATTATTGAAGGAGAACAAATTTTTATTGCCATCGGACAAGCTCCAGATTATGAATATATACCACAAGGATTACAAGATAAATTGGAATTTACTCGTGGAAAAATCAAAGCCAATGAGCTTGGACAAGTAGAAGGTGTTCCATGGTTGTTTGTCGGAGGAGATATCTTCCGAGGACCAGATCTAATCAGTGGAGTTGCGGATGGACATCGCGCTGCTCAAGGTATCGATGAGATGTTATATAACAAATCGAAAAAGCAAAAAGTAAGTTCTACGCTTGCACATATGCGCCAAGCTGCAAAAGAATCAACTCCAGGGTTAACACCAAAACAACGGGGGATTAAGTAA
- a CDS encoding NADH-quinone oxidoreductase subunit D: MRELKLFLGPQHPGMHGNASVHMYVEGDIIKKSYLLPGMLHRGFEKGMERHSWVNNISLIPRVCVVEPDINEMAFAMAVEKLAKLEVPERAHWIRMIILELARISIHLMAYGGLGSPTGNYTIMYHAHADRNRILDIFEKITGHRVYHQYIVPGGVRKDLPVGIEQDIHDFLDDLESRYTEYRDIGIENPTILKRISDTIMLPEEVVWELGVTGVGMRSAVNKPYDLRKVQPYARYDQVEFDVPVSGYSDARSRVNIKLIELTQSIRIIRQCLEKMPNGDVRVPIAKGQSMRWTVPKGHAYACVESSRGEFGYYMVSNGGTHPYRVGVRGASYPQGLLGIEKYLPGTRIDDAALWVDTMGVCSPEIDR, translated from the coding sequence ATGCGTGAATTGAAATTATTCTTAGGACCTCAGCATCCTGGGATGCATGGAAATGCGTCGGTACATATGTATGTGGAAGGCGATATCATTAAAAAATCGTACTTACTTCCAGGAATGCTACACCGCGGATTTGAAAAAGGTATGGAACGTCATAGTTGGGTGAATAATATAAGTTTGATTCCACGGGTTTGTGTCGTCGAACCAGACATCAATGAGATGGCATTTGCCATGGCAGTAGAAAAATTAGCCAAATTGGAAGTACCAGAACGAGCTCACTGGATCCGGATGATTATATTGGAACTCGCTCGAATTAGTATCCATCTAATGGCGTATGGTGGTCTTGGTAGCCCTACTGGAAACTATACAATCATGTACCATGCCCATGCGGACAGAAATCGAATCTTAGATATTTTTGAGAAAATTACCGGTCATCGTGTGTATCATCAATACATCGTTCCCGGTGGAGTTCGAAAAGATTTACCAGTTGGAATTGAACAAGATATTCATGACTTTTTAGATGATTTGGAAAGTCGTTATACTGAATATCGTGATATTGGAATTGAAAATCCAACCATTTTGAAGCGGATTAGCGACACCATTATGTTACCTGAAGAAGTCGTATGGGAACTCGGTGTTACCGGTGTAGGTATGCGTAGTGCCGTAAACAAGCCATACGACCTGCGTAAAGTTCAACCGTATGCGCGGTATGATCAAGTGGAGTTCGATGTACCAGTTAGTGGATATAGCGATGCGAGAAGTCGTGTAAATATTAAATTGATTGAATTAACGCAATCGATTCGAATCATTCGTCAGTGTTTGGAAAAAATGCCAAACGGTGACGTCCGCGTTCCGATCGCAAAAGGTCAATCGATGCGTTGGACCGTACCAAAAGGACATGCATATGCATGTGTTGAATCATCTCGGGGTGAATTTGGGTATTATATGGTTAGTAATGGTGGGACACATCCCTACCGGGTTGGTGTCCGTGGAGCAAGTTATCCACAGGGATTGTTGGGTATTGAAAAATACCTTCCTGGAACACGAATTGACGATGCGGCATTATGGGTAGACACCATGGGTGTTTGTTCGCCAGAAATCGATCGATAG
- a CDS encoding NADH-quinone oxidoreductase subunit C yields the protein MNSVEFARELVESKFQVLKTEVVDQYQISFEVTRDDVHRLLSMLKQAGWIQLSYLSAIDWLEDNEFELVYIVMNWDKALHIQVRTRIDREHPEMDSVLSIFPGCKYYERECHEFFGVKFPGNPDFEKQLILEEWDDIPPLRKDFDPRAYSDAHFAKREYEDRHTVLNNQSSKQKQREARKERITTIGKGGRK from the coding sequence ATGAATAGCGTTGAATTTGCGAGAGAACTTGTTGAATCGAAATTCCAAGTATTGAAAACGGAAGTCGTAGATCAATATCAAATCAGCTTTGAAGTAACACGTGATGATGTCCATCGCTTATTATCGATGTTAAAACAAGCGGGATGGATTCAATTATCCTACTTAAGTGCCATCGATTGGTTAGAAGACAACGAATTTGAATTGGTCTATATCGTGATGAATTGGGACAAAGCACTCCATATTCAAGTTCGGACGCGCATCGATCGAGAACATCCGGAAATGGACAGTGTTTTATCCATCTTTCCAGGATGTAAATACTATGAACGTGAATGCCATGAATTCTTTGGTGTCAAGTTTCCTGGAAATCCAGATTTTGAAAAACAATTAATCTTGGAAGAGTGGGATGATATTCCACCCCTACGTAAGGATTTTGATCCCAGAGCCTATAGCGATGCTCATTTTGCAAAACGTGAGTATGAAGATCGCCATACGGTTTTGAATAATCAATCGAGTAAACAAAAACAACGTGAAGCTCGGAAAGAGCGAATTACAACAATCGGTAAAGGAGGTCGTAAATAA
- the nuoB gene encoding NADH-quinone oxidoreductase subunit NuoB: MTKEEVDRKWWEIGDFFRRNSLWMLMYCTGCCAIELPPAMTSAYDMERLGMGPMATPRQADVLLVTGYLSLKTLRRLIYTYEQMSEPKYVVGFGSCTINGGIYHDSHAVINQLDQYIPVDTYVAGCMPNTEAVMNGFIDLMELIKTKKADGWKRYHENYEWYKKNQLDSLGSIEVKDEFHE; this comes from the coding sequence ATGACCAAGGAAGAGGTCGATCGTAAATGGTGGGAAATAGGAGACTTTTTCCGTCGTAACTCATTATGGATGTTAATGTATTGTACGGGTTGCTGTGCGATTGAATTACCACCTGCAATGACCTCGGCATATGATATGGAACGCCTTGGTATGGGACCAATGGCAACTCCTCGTCAAGCGGATGTATTGCTTGTGACGGGGTACTTATCGTTGAAAACGTTGCGACGTTTAATCTATACCTACGAACAAATGAGTGAACCCAAATACGTGGTTGGCTTTGGTAGTTGCACGATTAATGGTGGAATTTATCATGATTCCCATGCGGTAATCAACCAATTGGATCAATACATCCCGGTGGATACATACGTAGCTGGATGTATGCCAAATACCGAAGCCGTTATGAATGGCTTCATCGATTTAATGGAACTCATTAAAACGAAAAAAGCAGATGGTTGGAAACGATATCACGAAAACTACGAATGGTATAAGAAAAATCAACTGGATTCACTCGGATCCATTGAAGTGAAGGATGAGTTCCATGAATAG
- a CDS encoding respiratory chain complex I subunit 1 family protein, which translates to MSIGLSIIAGLGVALFGFVLQTSVAGLNRKVVARLQKRYGPKWYQEFIDIFKLLSKRATSHGWIFDFGVIMALGGIIATAMFMPITNNLLAFEGFDNFFIFVYLIAVGMLGMAMSASGSGNPLASIGVMRALTTMLAYEVPFMVIVLTIINLTGESSVSAIAQAQQLGGDFNWFIIALPIGGVVAVLSLMGMLGKKPFETYIAPAEIASGPMVEYGGKQLGMLFIMHEITVFIEVSLFVHLFLGGAENIIIFLVKYVAVYTFVNLISYVNGRFKIDQVVVFFYKWPLLLAVIQAVMAIYLGLVI; encoded by the coding sequence ATGAGTATCGGTCTAAGTATTATCGCCGGTCTTGGCGTTGCATTATTTGGTTTTGTCCTTCAAACCAGTGTGGCTGGTTTGAATCGTAAAGTCGTTGCACGATTACAAAAACGATATGGACCAAAATGGTACCAAGAGTTCATCGATATCTTTAAGTTGTTGTCAAAACGGGCGACGAGTCATGGTTGGATTTTTGATTTTGGTGTCATTATGGCACTTGGTGGAATTATCGCAACAGCGATGTTTATGCCGATTACGAATAACCTACTTGCGTTTGAAGGGTTTGACAATTTCTTCATCTTTGTCTACTTGATTGCAGTTGGGATGTTAGGTATGGCCATGAGTGCTAGTGGTAGTGGGAACCCTCTTGCTAGTATTGGTGTTATGCGCGCGTTAACGACGATGCTTGCGTACGAAGTACCGTTTATGGTTATTGTCTTAACAATCATCAATTTAACCGGTGAATCCAGTGTTTCTGCTATTGCCCAAGCACAACAATTAGGTGGCGATTTCAACTGGTTTATCATCGCCTTACCAATTGGTGGAGTCGTCGCTGTGTTAAGCTTGATGGGAATGCTTGGTAAAAAACCATTTGAAACCTATATTGCTCCAGCAGAAATTGCATCGGGACCAATGGTTGAATATGGTGGAAAACAACTCGGTATGTTGTTTATCATGCATGAGATTACCGTATTTATTGAAGTTAGTTTATTTGTTCACTTGTTCCTCGGTGGTGCAGAGAATATAATTATTTTCTTAGTCAAGTATGTTGCCGTTTATACATTTGTGAACTTAATTAGTTATGTCAACGGTCGGTTTAAAATCGATCAAGTTGTTGTATTCTTCTACAAATGGCCATTGTTATTGGCCGTTATTCAAGCCGTTATGGCAATTTATTTAGGGTTGGTGATTTAA
- a CDS encoding proton-conducting transporter membrane subunit → MAGLELVILGVFTSAVIAFVLGSLHKVLGSAITIVASGFVFVSIAYYGLNGTLDVTSNLVPAFAYAESYASIYFAALVSFVFFMVSFFNPYFVGKMKYPALYSMLYLLSLAGVIGVFFVTNLLGFFFYFELVVWSSMFLIPLGKRIKSTAWYYGFSAFGSFSLLFALFILSGTDSNIYTALGIVSGSEQNLVFVLLIIAGFAKLGAFPLHIWLPKVLGSSPDPVTAVFSGGLEKMGAFVAVLVLLRLSPVGPMIDVLGLTLGQYVVGFLGALTIVFGTLMAIRQDDAKKLLAYSSMSNGGYIILALAVMTDTSVSGALYHVLAHALASTAAFLAIGAVNRQTGTTKMSELGGMIHKMPISYMVYLIAIISMAGIPPMGGFISKWLIFQSMINEGLIILSIATFFGSIGSFLYVFRPLAALFLGQELSEYKTTIKEAPFLMLIPMIILSLLNVVTGVIPNFVLSYINKILSEVGVSPLGLDGNFIIQGNNGNLQPALISGMFAVGVGVAFIIFIVLKKSRKVELTDTYTAGNFVYNEQLLHYTTDFYAPLERLYDQYTTIMKDFYKNLAYKVKEFGQVVRYFFFTYKPEITVFWIILVLLFLLWGDVV, encoded by the coding sequence ATGGCAGGTTTGGAACTCGTTATCCTTGGTGTTTTTACAAGTGCAGTCATTGCTTTTGTCCTTGGATCCCTTCATAAAGTATTAGGAAGTGCTATAACAATAGTGGCAAGTGGATTTGTCTTTGTGAGTATTGCGTATTATGGACTAAACGGAACATTGGACGTTACGTCAAATCTTGTTCCTGCGTTTGCATATGCAGAAAGCTATGCATCGATTTACTTTGCTGCACTCGTTAGTTTTGTGTTCTTTATGGTGTCATTTTTCAATCCATATTTTGTTGGGAAAATGAAGTATCCGGCACTGTATAGCATGTTATATTTACTTAGTTTAGCCGGTGTGATTGGGGTATTCTTTGTAACCAACTTATTAGGATTTTTCTTCTATTTCGAGTTGGTCGTCTGGAGTAGTATGTTCCTCATTCCACTCGGAAAACGAATCAAATCAACCGCATGGTATTATGGATTTAGTGCGTTTGGAAGTTTTAGTTTATTATTTGCATTATTCATTTTAAGCGGTACAGATTCCAATATCTATACCGCACTTGGAATCGTTAGTGGTAGTGAACAAAATCTTGTATTTGTCCTCTTGATTATTGCGGGATTTGCGAAACTCGGTGCCTTTCCACTTCATATATGGTTACCGAAAGTTCTCGGGTCTTCACCCGATCCAGTTACCGCTGTGTTCAGTGGTGGACTAGAAAAAATGGGCGCTTTTGTTGCGGTTTTAGTATTGCTTCGGCTTAGTCCCGTAGGACCCATGATTGATGTCTTAGGTTTAACCCTTGGACAATATGTTGTGGGGTTCCTAGGCGCACTGACGATTGTATTTGGTACGTTGATGGCAATCCGTCAAGATGATGCGAAAAAACTACTTGCCTACTCATCAATGAGTAATGGAGGGTACATCATTTTAGCCTTAGCAGTAATGACGGATACCAGTGTTAGTGGGGCGCTTTATCATGTCCTTGCCCATGCGTTAGCAAGTACCGCAGCCTTCTTGGCCATTGGTGCCGTGAATCGTCAAACAGGAACGACGAAAATGTCGGAACTTGGTGGGATGATTCATAAAATGCCAATTAGTTACATGGTGTATTTGATTGCGATTATCAGTATGGCTGGGATTCCACCAATGGGTGGATTCATCAGTAAATGGTTGATCTTCCAAAGCATGATTAACGAAGGATTAATCATCCTGAGTATTGCGACATTCTTTGGTAGTATTGGTAGTTTCCTCTATGTGTTCCGTCCGCTTGCGGCATTGTTCTTAGGACAGGAATTATCTGAGTACAAAACAACCATAAAAGAAGCACCTTTCTTGATGTTGATTCCAATGATTATCTTAAGTTTGTTGAATGTTGTGACTGGTGTTATTCCCAATTTTGTATTGTCGTATATCAATAAGATTCTTAGTGAAGTTGGTGTTAGTCCTCTTGGATTAGATGGGAATTTCATCATTCAAGGTAACAATGGGAATTTACAACCCGCGTTAATTAGTGGGATGTTTGCCGTTGGGGTTGGTGTCGCATTCATCATTTTCATCGTGCTTAAAAAATCACGAAAAGTAGAATTAACGGATACGTATACTGCCGGTAATTTTGTGTATAACGAGCAGTTGCTACACTATACAACGGATTTCTATGCACCGTTAGAGCGATTGTATGATCAATATACAACCATCATGAAGGATTTCTATAAAAACCTAGCGTATAAGGTAAAAGAGTTTGGACAAGTTGTCCGGTATTTCTTCTTTACATATAAACCAGAGATTACGGTGTTTTGGATCATCCTGGTATTACTATTCTTATTGTGGGGTGATGTCGTATGA